The window TCAGAGTTGTTCAATCCATCCATAATATCGATCTCGCCATTTGCAAGTGCATTTAAGCGGGCGGTATTTTCAGGAATGACACGGAAAATAACCTTATTTAATTTCGGAAGTCCTGCTTGCCAATAGTCTGGGTTCTTTTCAAGTGTGATCGTGTCGTTTTGCTTCCACTCTACGAACTTAAATGGCCCTGTTCCAACTGGGTTGTTGCGGAAATCGTCCCCAAACTTTTCAACAGCTGCAGGACTGGCCATTGAGAACGGTGACATTGCCAAATTTTTAAGGAATGGTGCCTGAGACCTCTTCAAGACAAATTGCACGGTATGTTCATCTACTGCTTTAACTTCCTTGATGACATGGCCTTCATCTTTTTTATAACCGCCAAACATCGAATAGTAAGGGAATTTTTCGGCGTCGCCGTTCATCCAGCGGTTAAAGTTGAATACGACCGCTTCGGCATTGAAATCTGTACCGTCATGGAATTTAACCCCTTGGCGAAGATTGAACGTGTATGTTAAACCATCGTCACTTACTTCCCATTTTTCAGCAAGGCCAGGGTTAATGGTCGTATCCTGGTCGCCATACTGAACCAGCGTTTCAAAAATATTTTCGGTTACCCGAAACGCTTCCCCTTCTGTAGTCGTAATCGGATCGAGTGAAGTGGAATCACCGCCACGGCCATAAACTAGCGTGTCTTTTTTAGGTTCTCCTTCATTTCCGCTAGCAGGCTTCTTAGTTCCACCAGCTTCATTGCCACTGTTGCAGCCTGCCAAGAACACAAAAATGGCCAACAGTCCAATCAAAAGCAGTTTAACTGACCTTTTCTTCATAATCATTTGCTCCCCCCATTTGTTTTGTTGATTATCATAAATGCTCCTGCTCACCCGTTATATAAGTGGCAGGCAACAACATGACCATTCAGATTGATTTCTTCTGGCCTAACCGTTTTGCATATATCCATGCATTGTGAGCATCTTGTATGGAATGCACAGCCTGATGGCGGATTGGATGGGCTTGGCAGTTCACCTTCTATCAGGTTCGTCTGCTTTTTCAAATCCGGATCAGGTATTGGAACTGCGGACAATAATGCTTGTGTATATGGATGCAGCGGATTTTCATACAGTTCCTCGCTGTCTGCCAACTCTATTAATCTCCCCAAATACATGACGCCGACCCGATCACTGATATGGCGCACAACTCCGAGATCATGGGCAATAAATATGTAAGTGAGCTGAAACTCTTTTTGAATTTCCTTCATCAAATTTAGAACTTGTGCCTGGATGGAAACATCCAAAGCGGACACAGGCTCATCGGCAATAACAAGTTTCGGTTTGGTCATCAATGCCCGGGCAATTCCAATTCGCTGGCGCTGGCCGCCGCTGAATTGGTGCGGATAGCGTTTGGCATGATAGCTGCTTAGCCCGACAACTTCAAGCATTTCCTTGACGCGTTTTTTTCGCTCTTCTTTTGTGCCGATTCCGTGGACAATCAATGGCTCCTCCAAAATTTGTTCCACTGAATTCCTTGGGTTTAAGGATGCATACGGATCCTGGAAAACCATTTGGATATCTCTTCGAATTTTTCTGAGTTCGGATTTCGACATCCTCGTAATTTCTCTGTCTTCAAAGGTAACTCTTCCGTCGCTTGCTTCAATTAAGCGCATTAGCAATCTTCCTGTTGTCGATTTGCCGCAGCCGCTTTCCCCGACAATCCCTAACGTTTCTCCTTTTTTAACATAAAATGAAACATCATCGACTGCCTTGACCTCTCCACGCTTTCTGCCAAATAGTCCGCCGGTAATCGGGAAGTATTTTTTCAGGCCATGGACTTCAAGAAGTAACTCCGACATGGTTTTCAATCCCCCCCTTCACTTTATGCAGGAAACAGCGAACTTCATGTCCATCTTTTTCAGACTGGTATAGTTCAGGCACCGCGTCCCGGCAAGGCCCAAATGCTTCAGAACACCTGTCAGCAAAACGGCAGCCCTTTACAATCGTTCCCGGCGCCGGTACGGAACCAGGAATACTATAAAGCCAGTCCTTTTTCTCCCGAATATTTGGAACTGATTTTAACAGTCCCTTCGTATATGGATGCTGCGGGTCCTTTAATATTTTTCTGACATCGCCTTGCTCAACAATTTGACCCGCATACATGACAATGACCCGCTCACAAACCTCGGCAACAACGCCCAAGTCATGAGTAATGAGTATGATCGTTGTATCGGTTTTTTGGTTTAAGTCCTTCATCAAGGCAAGAATTTGGGCCTGAATGGTTACATCAAGTGCTGTTGTCGGCTCGTCAGCAATCAAGACTCTGGGGTTGCAGGCCATCGCCATTGCAATCATTACCCGCTGCCTCATTCCGCCTGATAACTGGTGGGGATATTCTTTTAAAATTCCTTCCGCCCTTGGAATCCCAACCAGTTTCAATAATTCTAAACTTCTGACTCTCGCTTCCTTTTTTGGTA is drawn from Bacillus sp. FJAT-18017 and contains these coding sequences:
- a CDS encoding ABC transporter substrate-binding protein; this translates as MKKRSVKLLLIGLLAIFVFLAGCNSGNEAGGTKKPASGNEGEPKKDTLVYGRGGDSTSLDPITTTEGEAFRVTENIFETLVQYGDQDTTINPGLAEKWEVSDDGLTYTFNLRQGVKFHDGTDFNAEAVVFNFNRWMNGDAEKFPYYSMFGGYKKDEGHVIKEVKAVDEHTVQFVLKRSQAPFLKNLAMSPFSMASPAAVEKFGDDFRNNPVGTGPFKFVEWKQNDTITLEKNPDYWQAGLPKLNKVIFRVIPENTARLNALANGEIDIMDGLNNSDEASVSANDKLQVIERPSNNVGYIGMTNTRKPFDNKLVRQAINHAIDKKSIIDAFYGGKAEPAINPMPPSLEGYNDQISDYPFDLEKAKALLKEAGYEKGFEIDLWAMPVARPYMPEAQKVAEVIQESLSKIGVKANIQSVEWATYLEKAAKGEFDMFMLGWTGDNGDADNFLYTLLDKDSIGSNNYAHYSNDELHDILIQAQTEPDQEKRNELYKKAQEIIKDDAPWVPLVHSVPLLAASKDVVNYLPHPTGSEAVTKVEFK
- a CDS encoding ABC transporter ATP-binding protein, translating into MSELLLEVHGLKKYFPITGGLFGRKRGEVKAVDDVSFYVKKGETLGIVGESGCGKSTTGRLLMRLIEASDGRVTFEDREITRMSKSELRKIRRDIQMVFQDPYASLNPRNSVEQILEEPLIVHGIGTKEERKKRVKEMLEVVGLSSYHAKRYPHQFSGGQRQRIGIARALMTKPKLVIADEPVSALDVSIQAQVLNLMKEIQKEFQLTYIFIAHDLGVVRHISDRVGVMYLGRLIELADSEELYENPLHPYTQALLSAVPIPDPDLKKQTNLIEGELPSPSNPPSGCAFHTRCSQCMDICKTVRPEEINLNGHVVACHLYNG
- a CDS encoding ABC transporter ATP-binding protein gives rise to the protein MTEPILRIKDLRVSFQTDKKVVPAVDGVSFDLRPGEILGIVGESGSGKSVTSLAAMGLIPSPPGKIESGEIVFEGKNLTNLPEKQWRQIRGNQISMIFQEPMTSLNPLFTIGNQLMEAIRLHTKLPKKEARVRSLELLKLVGIPRAEGILKEYPHQLSGGMRQRVMIAMAMACNPRVLIADEPTTALDVTIQAQILALMKDLNQKTDTTIILITHDLGVVAEVCERVIVMYAGQIVEQGDVRKILKDPQHPYTKGLLKSVPNIREKKDWLYSIPGSVPAPGTIVKGCRFADRCSEAFGPCRDAVPELYQSEKDGHEVRCFLHKVKGGIENHVGVTS